Proteins encoded within one genomic window of Candidatus Omnitrophota bacterium:
- the tsaB gene encoding tRNA (adenosine(37)-N6)-threonylcarbamoyltransferase complex dimerization subunit type 1 TsaB produces MKILAVDTTSKYLSLAITDGKKVIAGFHRAMDQRQCEQLLPQIDKLLKKAKFKLKYINCIAFSKGPGSLTALRIGAATVKGFALGSKIKVVGIPTLDALAYNIKEEGNLIVPIIDARRGNVYASAYSFKNGKLRRHLKYSVGPVAELLKSIKGDAVFLGDGLAAYRKTIEDNFKHKTGFAPEKLWYPRAETVALLGYELAKKKKFEETGKFVPLYLYPKDVQVRDLKR; encoded by the coding sequence ATGAAGATCCTTGCGGTAGACACTACATCCAAATATCTCTCCCTCGCCATAACAGACGGGAAAAAAGTCATCGCGGGTTTCCACAGGGCGATGGACCAGCGGCAGTGCGAACAGCTTTTGCCGCAGATAGACAAGCTGCTGAAGAAGGCGAAGTTTAAACTGAAGTATATCAACTGCATAGCGTTCTCGAAAGGCCCGGGCTCGCTGACTGCCCTGCGCATCGGCGCTGCAACCGTGAAAGGGTTCGCGCTCGGTTCAAAGATAAAGGTCGTCGGCATCCCGACTCTCGACGCGCTCGCGTATAATATAAAAGAGGAAGGCAATCTGATCGTCCCGATCATTGACGCGCGCCGCGGCAACGTTTACGCGTCGGCATATTCCTTCAAGAACGGTAAATTGCGCCGGCATCTGAAATATTCGGTCGGCCCTGTCGCCGAATTGCTGAAATCTATCAAGGGCGACGCGGTATTTTTGGGCGACGGGCTGGCCGCTTACAGGAAGACGATCGAGGATAATTTTAAGCACAAGACCGGGTTTGCCCCTGAGAAGCTTTGGTATCCCAGGGCTGAGACGGTCGCCCTCCTCGGCTATGAACTGGCAAAAAAGAAAAAATTCGAAGAGACGGGCAAATTTGTTCCTCTATATCTGTATCCGAAAGACGTTCAGGTAAGGGACCTTAAAAGATGA
- a CDS encoding thiamine-phosphate kinase has product MKLKRLGETGLIERLAKNFKAGRDIVRGIGDDCAVIRVSKKKYLLVTIDMLLEDVDFKLKDAAAFQIGWKSLACGLSDIASMGGAAKYAVVSLGLPKKLRVEFIDEIYCGIKALAKRFDVEIVGGDTNSSGKLVIDVAVLGFAEPDKIAFRSGARPGDIICVTGALGGSYKSKRHLTFMPRLKEARYLVNNFKITSMIDISDGLSTDLNHIAKASGVGACIYKELVPVSKGARGVNAALNEGEDFELLFTMPLAEARRLARKNLELNGVRISQIGEILDRKIGVKIIAPDGTTKELKPKGFSHF; this is encoded by the coding sequence ATGAAATTAAAAAGATTAGGTGAGACAGGGCTCATAGAGCGGCTCGCGAAGAATTTTAAGGCAGGCAGGGATATCGTCCGGGGGATAGGCGATGACTGCGCCGTGATACGCGTATCGAAGAAGAAATACCTGCTCGTCACCATCGATATGCTGCTCGAGGACGTCGATTTTAAGTTAAAGGACGCTGCGGCTTTCCAGATAGGTTGGAAGTCGCTTGCCTGCGGGTTAAGCGATATCGCCTCGATGGGCGGCGCAGCGAAATACGCGGTCGTCTCTTTGGGCCTCCCGAAAAAACTGAGGGTTGAGTTCATAGACGAGATATACTGCGGGATAAAGGCGCTCGCCAAAAGGTTTGATGTCGAGATAGTCGGCGGCGACACGAATTCTTCCGGGAAACTCGTCATAGACGTGGCGGTCCTCGGGTTCGCTGAGCCGGATAAGATCGCGTTCAGGAGCGGCGCCAGGCCCGGCGATATAATATGCGTGACAGGCGCGCTCGGCGGGTCGTACAAGAGCAAGAGGCATCTTACCTTCATGCCGCGCCTAAAAGAAGCGCGGTACCTGGTGAATAATTTCAAGATAACCTCGATGATAGATATCTCGGACGGGCTTTCGACCGATTTAAACCATATAGCGAAGGCGAGCGGGGTAGGCGCCTGCATATATAAGGAACTGGTGCCGGTCTCAAAGGGCGCCAGGGGCGTAAACGCGGCGCTAAACGAAGGCGAGGATTTCGAGTTGTTGTTCACTATGCCGCTGGCCGAGGCGCGGAGGCTGGCCCGCAAGAATCTCGAATTGAACGGCGTGAGGATATCGCAGATAGGGGAGATACTCGATAGAAAGATCGGGGTGAAGATCATAGCCCCGGACGGGACGACAAAAGAATTGAAGCCAAAAGGGTTTTCCCATTTTTAG
- a CDS encoding alpha/beta hydrolase encodes MDNLRKYGDPPFRIAVIHGGPGGAGEVAPVARELSSKYGVLEPLQTAMSVDGQVEELKSLLENNASLPVILIGYSWGAWLSLILAAKHPALVKKLILVGSGPFEEKYAAQISKARLDRMDKEIVPDAYDPIEGLSEEVDFRVDIFESVWKEASELRRSGKLLEFVKDIRCPVVAIHGDYDPHPAEGVQKPLSAILNNFRFILLDHCGHKPWIEKDAREKFFELLKNELN; translated from the coding sequence ATGGATAATCTGCGTAAATATGGTGATCCGCCGTTTAGGATAGCCGTCATCCACGGCGGGCCGGGCGGGGCAGGAGAGGTCGCGCCGGTCGCTCGCGAACTCTCATCGAAATACGGCGTTCTCGAACCGCTCCAGACCGCAATGTCAGTCGACGGGCAGGTCGAAGAATTAAAATCCCTCCTTGAAAATAACGCGTCCCTTCCCGTGATATTAATAGGCTATTCGTGGGGAGCGTGGCTGAGCCTTATCCTCGCCGCAAAACATCCCGCTTTGGTAAAAAAACTTATCCTCGTCGGAAGCGGGCCTTTTGAAGAGAAGTACGCCGCCCAGATATCAAAGGCCAGACTTGACCGCATGGATAAGGAGATAGTGCCCGATGCCTATGACCCGATCGAGGGCCTGTCCGAGGAAGTAGATTTCCGCGTTGATATCTTTGAGAGCGTATGGAAAGAGGCCTCGGAATTAAGGAGGAGCGGCAAGCTCCTCGAGTTCGTGAAAGATATAAGGTGCCCGGTCGTCGCTATCCACGGAGACTACGATCCCCATCCCGCCGAAGGCGTCCAAAAGCCGCTATCGGCTATACTTAACAACTTCCGGTTTATCCTCCTTGATCACTGCGGCCATAAGCCGTGGATAGAAAAGGATGCGAGGGAGAAATTTTTCGAGCTCCTCAAAAATGAATTGAATTAA
- the tsaE gene encoding tRNA (adenosine(37)-N6)-threonylcarbamoyltransferase complex ATPase subunit type 1 TsaE, translated as MNFTTANAEETIKLGEKIAKRLKPGDLVALSGELGAGKTTLVKGIAKGLGVKDYRYVNSPSFVLVKEYKGKIPLFHFDIYRLNNLKDIEDIGYEDYLARKGVIVIEWSGKMARILPKRRLDVALKIKNPNERTISIKEA; from the coding sequence ATGAATTTCACGACAGCGAACGCGGAAGAAACTATAAAATTAGGTGAGAAGATAGCCAAGCGTCTCAAACCGGGCGATTTGGTCGCGCTCTCAGGCGAACTGGGCGCGGGCAAGACCACCCTGGTCAAGGGGATAGCCAAGGGCCTTGGCGTAAAGGATTACAGGTACGTCAACAGCCCGTCGTTCGTCCTTGTGAAAGAATATAAAGGAAAGATCCCGCTCTTCCATTTCGATATCTACCGGCTCAATAATTTGAAGGATATCGAAGATATCGGCTATGAGGATTACCTCGCGCGCAAAGGCGTCATCGTCATAGAATGGTCGGGCAAGATGGCGCGCATATTGCCAAAAAGGCGTTTAGATGTCGCGTTGAAGATAAAGAATCCCAACGAACGGACGATCAGTATAAAGGAAGCATGA
- a CDS encoding integron integrase, with protein sequence MFVEMLPDFQKFLVSRGFADEKHAPFYARWVSKFVAFSNEEEGADFQEKRRKFLEQLSDSPGIANWQMNQAETALKLYFEQFDKSAAKLGPNSTLSQINDRSDPASIIIAMGKAIRVKHYSYKTERTYVNWAKGFFEYLVGVRKRDIQKLGLSSEDVRDYLSFLAIKKKVSSSSQNQAFNALLFLFRDVLMIGLDDIAGAVRAKRGPKLPVVLTESEVREIFDSVTGKDKLILQLLYGTGMRISELTCLRVKDIDFESGMIFIRSGKGDKDRSTVLPEYLKTELWAHIKEVKKIHEKDLASGHGEVWLPDALERKYPKAVRDFGWQFVFPSAKLSPDRDTGKVRRFYMSPKTIQDAMSEAVKKAGIAKHATVHTLRHSFATHLLLNGVNIREVQELLGHSHVETTMIYTHVIRDISNAPQSPLDKLYATTDKR encoded by the coding sequence ATGTTCGTAGAGATGCTGCCAGATTTCCAGAAATTCCTGGTTTCAAGAGGCTTTGCCGATGAAAAACATGCCCCCTTCTACGCTCGCTGGGTAAGCAAATTCGTCGCCTTTTCTAATGAGGAGGAGGGCGCGGATTTTCAGGAAAAAAGACGAAAATTCCTTGAGCAGCTCTCCGATTCCCCAGGGATCGCGAACTGGCAGATGAACCAGGCGGAAACCGCCCTGAAGCTCTATTTTGAGCAGTTTGACAAGAGTGCCGCGAAACTCGGTCCGAATTCAACCCTATCCCAGATAAACGACAGGTCAGATCCTGCTTCTATTATAATCGCGATGGGCAAGGCCATCAGGGTTAAACATTATTCATACAAGACTGAGCGCACTTATGTCAACTGGGCAAAAGGTTTTTTTGAGTATCTAGTCGGTGTCCGTAAGAGGGATATCCAAAAATTGGGTCTTTCAAGCGAGGATGTACGTGATTACCTGAGCTTTCTTGCAATTAAAAAGAAAGTTTCCTCCTCTTCCCAAAACCAGGCCTTTAACGCCCTCTTGTTCTTATTCAGGGATGTGCTCATGATCGGGCTTGATGATATCGCAGGCGCGGTCCGCGCGAAACGCGGCCCGAAACTTCCCGTCGTTCTTACCGAGAGTGAGGTCCGCGAGATATTTGACAGTGTAACAGGAAAGGACAAGCTTATCCTGCAGCTATTATACGGCACTGGCATGCGCATTTCCGAACTGACGTGCTTGCGGGTAAAGGATATCGATTTTGAGTCGGGAATGATATTCATAAGAAGCGGCAAAGGCGACAAAGACAGAAGCACCGTATTGCCGGAATACCTTAAAACGGAATTATGGGCGCATATCAAAGAGGTCAAAAAGATACACGAGAAGGATCTTGCATCCGGACACGGAGAGGTCTGGCTGCCGGATGCGCTTGAACGCAAGTACCCGAAGGCCGTCAGGGATTTCGGATGGCAGTTTGTCTTCCCCTCGGCAAAGCTCTCCCCTGACCGCGATACCGGAAAGGTCAGACGTTTCTATATGAGCCCGAAGACCATACAGGACGCGATGTCTGAGGCGGTAAAGAAGGCGGGAATAGCCAAGCATGCCACCGTGCACACATTAAGGCACAGTTTCGCCACCCACCTGTTGCTTAACGGAGTGAATATACGGGAAGTCCAGGAGCTCTTGGGACATAGCCACGTCGAAACTACGATGATATACACCCACGTTATACGTGATATCTCTAACGCGCCGCAGAGCCCGCTGGACAAGCTTTACGCGACTACCGATAAACGATAG
- the alr gene encoding alanine racemase, with protein sequence MSPAHTRRIESSPVLPWKGRTSPAKSRTSRPTWTEIDLDAIAHNYHALKARLSKDTNILAVVKANAYGYGMVEVARRLQKEKVPYLGVACVDEGIALRRAGIRTPVLVLSSVLPKEAEYALYYDLTLTVCDKILASAVDKAARKLKKQALVHVKVDTGMGRLGVWHDEAGRLIKDLLSFRNIVIEGIFTHFASADEEDVRYTSGQIENFKRLATEMEISGIEIQYVHAANSAGAMLYKDSHFNMVRPGLMLYGLYPNQNLMRTVKLKPALSLKTRIIYLKKTPPGRYISYGRTHMTDRETVIATLPVGYADGLNRHLSNKGEVLVRGWRAPVVGRICMDHTMVDVGGIKGAKVGDEAVIIGSQKGESITVEDIAELLDTIPYEVVCWISARVPRIYV encoded by the coding sequence ATGAGCCCCGCACATACGCGCAGGATAGAATCTAGCCCTGTCCTTCCATGGAAGGGCAGGACAAGCCCTGCGAAAAGCAGGACAAGCCGTCCGACATGGACCGAGATCGACCTCGACGCGATAGCGCATAATTACCACGCGCTAAAAGCGCGCCTCTCTAAAGACACTAATATACTCGCCGTCGTGAAGGCGAACGCGTATGGCTACGGGATGGTAGAGGTCGCGCGCCGGCTGCAAAAAGAGAAGGTCCCGTACCTGGGCGTCGCGTGCGTCGACGAGGGGATCGCTCTCCGCCGTGCAGGGATAAGGACGCCGGTGCTCGTCCTTTCATCGGTCCTCCCGAAAGAAGCGGAGTACGCGCTGTATTATGACCTGACGCTTACCGTATGTGATAAGATCCTCGCCTCGGCCGTGGACAAGGCGGCGCGCAAATTAAAGAAACAGGCGCTCGTCCACGTGAAGGTCGATACCGGCATGGGCAGGCTGGGGGTATGGCATGATGAGGCCGGCCGCCTTATAAAGGACCTGTTAAGTTTCAGGAATATAGTGATCGAGGGGATATTCACGCACTTCGCGAGCGCGGACGAGGAAGATGTCCGTTATACCTCCGGCCAGATAGAGAATTTCAAGCGCCTTGCCACCGAGATGGAGATAAGCGGCATTGAGATCCAGTACGTGCACGCGGCGAACTCTGCCGGCGCCATGCTGTATAAAGATTCCCACTTCAATATGGTGCGGCCCGGGCTTATGCTTTACGGCCTATACCCGAACCAGAACCTGATGCGCACGGTGAAATTAAAACCGGCGCTTTCACTCAAGACGAGGATAATATACCTCAAGAAGACGCCGCCGGGCAGGTATATCAGTTACGGCAGGACTCATATGACGGACAGGGAGACGGTGATCGCCACGCTCCCGGTCGGGTATGCCGACGGGCTCAACCGGCACCTCTCGAACAAGGGGGAGGTGCTCGTGCGCGGATGGCGCGCGCCGGTAGTCGGCCGTATCTGCATGGACCATACGATGGTAGATGTCGGCGGAATAAAAGGCGCGAAGGTGGGCGACGAGGCGGTCATTATCGGTTCCCAGAAAGGCGAATCGATAACCGTCGAGGATATCGCAGAACTTCTCGACACCATCCCGTATGAGGTCGTCTGCTGGATCTCCGCCCGCGTGCCGCGCATATACGTTTAA